Below is a window of Labilibaculum sp. DW002 DNA.
TGTTGTTCAAGAACCTGCCTAAAATGCGTGAGCAAATCATGACATTGGAGAAGGAGTTGAAAGAATTGAAGAAAGAATAAAAGAAAGTTTTCTTTCAATTATTAAACCTGGAATTAAAAATATTGGTGTCAAGTTATGGCTGATAAACAAAGAACTTTAGCAAAAGAATTTTCTCTTTCGGGGAAAGGTTTACATACAGGGGTAGAGGTTTCAATTAAATTTTTGCCTGCACCAGAGAACCATGGTTACCAGTTCAGAAGAGTTGATCTTGAAGGACAACCAACAATAAAAGCTAGTGCCGAATATGTTGGCGATACGTCTAGAGGAACAGTTTTAGAAAAGGGTGATGTGAAAGTTCAAACAGTTGAGCATGCCTTATCCGCTCTTTACGGTTTAGGTGTTGATAACTGCATGATTGAGATGAACTCTCCTGAACCTCCTATCTTGGATGGAAGTGCAAAGTTTTATGTAGAAGGAATAGAGGAAGTTGGAATTGTTGAGCAAGATGCGGTTCGTGAATACTACGTTGTAAAAGAGAGAATTACTTATAAGGATGAAGCTCGTGGATCAGAATTAATAATTCTGCCGGATAATGAGTTTAGTGTAAATACTATGATTTCTTTTGACTCGAAAGTTTTGAGAAATCAGTTTGCGAGCATGAATAGTTTGAGCGAATACAAGAACGAGATTTCGATGTGCCGTACATTCGTCTTTGTTCGTGAGCTAGAATTTCTTTTAAATAACAACCTTGTAAAAGGTGGTGATTTAGATAATGCGATTGTAATTATGGATCAGCCAATGGAGCAGGCTGAGTTAGATCGTATTGCAGATTTATTTGATCACGAAAGTGTTGAAGTAAAAGAAGGCGTTCTTAGTAATGTAGATTTGTATTTCGATAACGAATGTGCCCGTCACAAATTGCTTGATGTAATTGGTGATTTAGCACTTTGTGGTAAGTTTATAAAAGGTAGAGTTATTGCAACCTGCCCAGGTCACGGTCCTAATACCGAGATGGCTAAAGTATTAATCAATAGAATTAAAAAAGAGATGGGAAAAGATTCAGTACCGGCTTACGATCCTAATAAAGAGCCTGTTTTAGACATTAATGGGGTAATGAAATTGTTACCACATCGTCCTCCATTTTTGTTGGTTGACAAGATTATCGATATTCAAAGCGATAGCATCGTTGGGGTAAAAAATGTTTCAATGAACGAACCATTTTTTGTTGGTCACTTCCCGGGAGAACCTGTAATGCCGGGTGTTCTTATGGTTGAAGCTATGGCTCAATGTGGAGGTATTTTAGTTTTAAGTCAGGTTGATGATCCAGAGAATTATGGAACTTACTTTCTGACTCAAAACAATATCAAGTTTAGAAAAAAGGTTGTTCCAGGCGATACCTTAATTTTTAAATTAGAATTCTTGTCGCCTATTCGTCGTGGAATTGCTAATATGAGAGGTTTGGCTTATGTGGGTGATACCATTGTAGCTGAAGGTGAGTTCATGGCTCAGATTGCCAAGAAGAAGTAAGAATTTTTAACTACTACGATGCACACTCTTATTTTATTTGGGGTTTGCCAGTAAATAAAAAATATAAAATGAAGCAACCCTTAGCTTATGTACATCCGGAGGCAAAAATTGCCGACAATGTAGTTATCGAACCTTTCGTAACTATAGACAAGGATGTTGTGATTGAAGAAGGAACACGTATTGGTTCTAATGCAACCATTCTTGAAGGTACACGTATTGGAAAAAACTGTAATGTATTTCCAGGTGCTGTAATTGGTGCTGTACCTCAGGATTTGAAATACCGTGGCGAAAAGACAACTGTTGAGATTGGAAATAATACAACAATTCGCGAATGTGTAACTATTAATAGAGGAACAGCTGCAAAAGGTAAAACTGTTGTAGGTGATAACTGCTTACTAATGGCTTACTCTCACATTGCTCATGACAGTATCTTGGGTAATAATATTATTATTGGAAATGCTTCTCAGATTGCTGGTGAAGTTGTGATCGATGATTTCGCTATTTTAAGTGGACTTGTGGCTGTGCACCAATTTGTACACATTGGTTCACATGTAATGGTTTCAGGTGGATCATTAGTTCGTAAAGATATTCCTCCATTTGTGAAAGCAGCTCGTGAGCCAGTTTCATATGTAGGAGTTAACTCAATCGGTTTACGTCGTCGTGAGTATTCGAACGATAAGATTCGTGAGATTCAGGATGTGTATCGTTACCTTTACCAAAAAGGAATGAATAATTTCGCAGCGATTGAAGCAATTGAAGCAGAGATGCCAGCTTCACCAGAGCGTGATGAGATTATCCTTTTCGTTAAGAACTCAAAAAGAGGTATTATGCGTGGGTATTTCCCAGAATAATCCCGATAGATTTATCTAGCGGAATTATATCATTATTTCCCTGAGTAATCCATCGCTTTAAACGATATAAAAAAAAGAGAGGCTTTCAATTGAAAGGCTCTCTTTTTTTGCTTGAATATCTAAATGTACTTGTTGAATTCTCCCTTTTTAAAGGGAGATGTCCGATAGGACAGAGGGGTGAAAGCACACCCTTTCGCCTGTCGGCACTTTCCCAGAAAGAATCTTTAGTTTATAGGTGGTTATTAATCTTCTTTTATAGGATTCCAACCTTGTGCTTGCAATTCAATTTCGACACCATCTCTTGTTACTAAGTATTTGCCTTTTGATTCATTTGTGATGTGTCCAATCACTTTCACATCTTCCATCTCCTCAATCGCATCAAATTTGTCTAGAGGTACGGTGAAAAGTAATTCGTAATCTTCACCACCATTAAGCGCAAAAACTGAATAGTTCATATTCAACTCCTCTGCCATTTTATGAGTTTCGTAATCAATAGGGATTTTCTCTTCGTAAATCTGACAACCCACTTTTGAATCTTCACAAATATGGAAGAGTTCCGATGATAAGCCATCAGAAACATCAATCATGGCTGTAGGAACGATTTTAGCGTCTTGTAAGCTCTCAAAAATATCTTTTCTAGCCTCTGGCTTTAACTGACGCTCTAGGATGTAATCGTGACCTGTTAGGTCTGGTTGAATCTCCGGGTTATTTTCGAAAATACGTTTCTCTCTATCTAATAGTTGAAGACCAGCATAGGCTGCTCCCAGATTACCTGAAACGCAAATTAAGTCGTTAGCTTTTGCTCCGCTACGATATGCGATTTGATCTTCATCAGCTTCACCAATGGCAGTTACTGAGATGCAAAGTCCCGTTAGTGATGAAGTCGTGTCACCACCAACTAAATCGACATTATATTTCTCGCACGCCATATTTATGCCTTCATAAATCTCATCAATGGCTTCGAGAGTGAAACGCTTTGAAATCGCTAAAGAAACAGTCACCTGCTTAGGCTCAGCATTCATGGCGTAAACATCAGAAACATTTACGACAATTGCTTTATACCCTAAATGACGCAGAGGTGTATACATCAAATCGAAATGAATCCCTTCAACCAAAAGATCAGTTGTAACAACAGTTTTTTTGTTTTTGCAATCAATAACAGCAGCATCATCGCCAACACCAACATTGGAGCTTTCGTGTTTTAGCTTGATATTTTTAGTAAGGTGTTTAATTAGTCCGAATTCTCCTAATGTTGAGATATCAGTTCCTTTTGCATTGTTTTCTTGCATAATATCGTTTATATATTAAAGCTAATTTTTGATAGTAT
It encodes the following:
- a CDS encoding bifunctional UDP-3-O-[3-hydroxymyristoyl] N-acetylglucosamine deacetylase/3-hydroxyacyl-ACP dehydratase gives rise to the protein MADKQRTLAKEFSLSGKGLHTGVEVSIKFLPAPENHGYQFRRVDLEGQPTIKASAEYVGDTSRGTVLEKGDVKVQTVEHALSALYGLGVDNCMIEMNSPEPPILDGSAKFYVEGIEEVGIVEQDAVREYYVVKERITYKDEARGSELIILPDNEFSVNTMISFDSKVLRNQFASMNSLSEYKNEISMCRTFVFVRELEFLLNNNLVKGGDLDNAIVIMDQPMEQAELDRIADLFDHESVEVKEGVLSNVDLYFDNECARHKLLDVIGDLALCGKFIKGRVIATCPGHGPNTEMAKVLINRIKKEMGKDSVPAYDPNKEPVLDINGVMKLLPHRPPFLLVDKIIDIQSDSIVGVKNVSMNEPFFVGHFPGEPVMPGVLMVEAMAQCGGILVLSQVDDPENYGTYFLTQNNIKFRKKVVPGDTLIFKLEFLSPIRRGIANMRGLAYVGDTIVAEGEFMAQIAKKK
- the thiL gene encoding thiamine-phosphate kinase, which produces MQENNAKGTDISTLGEFGLIKHLTKNIKLKHESSNVGVGDDAAVIDCKNKKTVVTTDLLVEGIHFDLMYTPLRHLGYKAIVVNVSDVYAMNAEPKQVTVSLAISKRFTLEAIDEIYEGINMACEKYNVDLVGGDTTSSLTGLCISVTAIGEADEDQIAYRSGAKANDLICVSGNLGAAYAGLQLLDREKRIFENNPEIQPDLTGHDYILERQLKPEARKDIFESLQDAKIVPTAMIDVSDGLSSELFHICEDSKVGCQIYEEKIPIDYETHKMAEELNMNYSVFALNGGEDYELLFTVPLDKFDAIEEMEDVKVIGHITNESKGKYLVTRDGVEIELQAQGWNPIKED
- the lpxA gene encoding acyl-ACP--UDP-N-acetylglucosamine O-acyltransferase, whose amino-acid sequence is MKQPLAYVHPEAKIADNVVIEPFVTIDKDVVIEEGTRIGSNATILEGTRIGKNCNVFPGAVIGAVPQDLKYRGEKTTVEIGNNTTIRECVTINRGTAAKGKTVVGDNCLLMAYSHIAHDSILGNNIIIGNASQIAGEVVIDDFAILSGLVAVHQFVHIGSHVMVSGGSLVRKDIPPFVKAAREPVSYVGVNSIGLRRREYSNDKIREIQDVYRYLYQKGMNNFAAIEAIEAEMPASPERDEIILFVKNSKRGIMRGYFPE